The nucleotide sequence TTCTGCAGCCGCCGATCATGCGCGCGCTGACCACCGACGCAGAGCGCCGGATCGTCATGCCCACCGTCAAGCGCTCGGTTTCAAAGACCACGAAGCTGGTATTTCCGATTTTGGTTACTGGATTCACGGCGGTGATCGCACCGCTGGGTACGCCGCTGATGGGCATGCTGATGCTCGGCAATCTCTTCCGCGAAGTAGGCGGCCTGGATCGTCTCGCCAAGACCGCGTCGAATGAGCTGGGCAACATCGTAACACTGCTGCTGGGTCTGACCATTGGAGCCACGATGCAGGCCGAGCAATTTTTGAATATCAAGACACTGGGGATTTTCGCTCTGGGCCTGATCGCCATCTCGCTTGACACCGTAATGGGCGTACTCTTCGGCAAGTTGATGTGTCTGCTAACTGGGGGGAAAGTAAACCCTCTGATCGGTGCCGCAGGCATCTCGGCGCTGCCGATGGCGGCTCGCGTGGTGCAGAATGAGGGTCAGCGCTACAACAAGAAAAATCATCTCCTGATGCACGCCATGGGAGCCAACACCGGAGGGCAAGTCGGCTCGATCATGGCCGCGGCTATCATGCTTTCCATTGTGAATGCCCTCGGCATTAATTAATTTTTTATCGCTATCCAATCGAT is from Acidobacteriota bacterium and encodes:
- a CDS encoding sodium ion-translocating decarboxylase subunit beta; the encoded protein is MVAGTAQFTLQHWIMIAIGCVMMWLGVAKNLEPLLLVPIGFGAILVNVPGTGLMEGHGFLKALYDAGIITELFPILIFIGIGAMTDFGPLLENPRILLFGAAGQFGIFLTLLLALGLGFTQLEALAIGIIGACDGPTAIYVTTNYAPHLLGSVSVAAYSYMALVPILQPPIMRALTTDAERRIVMPTVKRSVSKTTKLVFPILVTGFTAVIAPLGTPLMGMLMLGNLFREVGGLDRLAKTASNELGNIVTLLLGLTIGATMQAEQFLNIKTLGIFALGLIAISLDTVMGVLFGKLMCLLTGGKVNPLIGAAGISALPMAARVVQNEGQRYNKKNHLLMHAMGANTGGQVGSIMAAAIMLSIVNALGIN